In Gouania willdenowi chromosome 15, fGouWil2.1, whole genome shotgun sequence, one DNA window encodes the following:
- the LOC114476715 gene encoding high-affinity choline transporter 1-like yields MAVNVLGVSVMMLFYLLVLLTGIWASIKSRREAEKAGGDRTEMALLGNRGINLVVGIFTMTATWVGGGFIVGTAEAVYNPTMGLTWAVMPIAATVCFIIGGLFFAEPMRDNKYVTMMDPFQIKYGKVPTAALSLASLASEIMWVTGTLIGLGVTMSVILDLSYTVSIWISAAVAITYTLLGGLYSVAYTDIIQLVLIFISLWLCVPFALMSPAVTSITETAFNNTFQAPWLGSLHDDRVWTWIDNFLLLGLGNLGLQNFHQRTLSASSSSTAKITCFAAAFIVPTLGIPPVLLGAAAASTNWNSTSYGSPSPWERREAGLVLPLVLQHLTPPYISIVGIGAVAAAVMSSTDSALLSAASIFTSNIYRNILRTQASEQEIQWVIRLSVVGVGLAGTSLTFLDNSVLMIWLLRSDLTYTLMLPQLVCVLFFSVSNAYGAVLGCLLGVLLRLLSGERLLGLPPLIKFPGCTLVDGEYVQRSPVRTICMLAAMAAILLFSYLSALLFRKGLIPPAWDVFQVRKTSDSTEEELKEEMEDSKTSEPIIESPC; encoded by the exons atGGCCGTGAACGTCCTCGGGGTGTCCGTCATGATGCTCTTCTACCTGCTGGTTCTCCTCACCGGGATCTGGGCCTCCATCAAGTCCCGGAGGGAGGCGGAGAAGGCCGGCGGGGACCGGACGGAGATGGCGCTGCTGGGGAACCGAGGCATCAACCTGGTGGTGGGGATCTTCACCATGACCG ctACGTGGGTGGGCGGAGGCTTCATCGTGGGCACGGCGGAGGCGGTCTATAACCCCACCATGGGTCTGACGTGGGCCGTGATGCCCATCGCTGCCACCGTGTGTTTCATCATCG GCGGTTTGTTCTTCGCTGAGCCCATGAGGGACAACAAATACGTGACCATGATGGATCCGTTCCAGATCAAGTACGGAAAAGTTCCGACAGCCGCTCTGTCGCTGGCGTCGCTGGCATCAGAGATTATGTGGGTGACGGGAACGCTCATCGGATTAG gcGTCACCATGAGTGTGATCCTGGACCTGTCCTACACCGTGTCCATCTGGATCTCTGCGGCCGTGGCCATCACCTACACCCTGCTGGGAGGCCTGTACTCTGTGGCCTACACTGACATCATCCAGCTCGTCCTCATCTTCATCAGCCTG TGGTTGTGCGTCCCCTTTGCTCTGATGAGTCCTGCTGTGACGTCCATCACTGAGACGGCGTTTAACAACACCTTCCAGGCTCCGTGGTTGGGCTCACTGCACGATGACAGGGTGTGGACCTGGATCGACAACTTCCTGCTGCTG GGTTTGGGGAACCTGGGTCTGCAGAACTTCCACCAGAGAACTCTGTCGGCCTCGTCTTCCTCCACGGCTAAAATCACCTGCTTCGCCGCCGCCTTCATCGTCCCAACGTTGGGAATCCCCCCCGTCCTGCTGGGAGCAGCTGCTGCTTCCACCA ACTGGAACTCCACCTCTTATGGTTCTCCATCGCCGTGGGAGCGGCGGGAGGCGGGGCTTGTGCTGCCGCTGGTCCTGCAGCACCTGACCCCCCCGTACATCTCCATCGTGGGCATCGGCGCCGTGGCAGCCGCCGTCATGTCCTCCACTGACTCCGCCCTCCTGTCTGCGGCCTCCATCTTCACCTCCAACATCTACAGGAACATCCTGAGGACTCAG GCGTCTGAGCAGGAGATCCAGTGGGTGATCCGTCTGTCGGTGGTGGGGGTGGGGCTGGCGGGGACGTCTCTGACCTTCCTGGATAACAGCGTGCTGATGATCTGGCTGCTGCGCTCTGACCTCACCTACACACTCATGCTGCCCCAGCTGGTGTGTGTGCTCTTCTTCAGCGTGTCCAACGCCTACGGCGCCGTCCTGGGCTGCCTACTGGGGGTCCTGCTGAGGCTGCTGAGCGGAGAGCGCCTCCTCGGTCTTCCGCCCCTCATCAAGTTCCCAGGATGCACCCTGGTGGACGGGGAGTACGTGCAGCGCTCTCCCGTCAGGACCATCTGCATGCTGGCGGCCATGGCGGCCATCTTGCTTTTCTCCTACCTCAGCGCGCTGCTCTTCAGGAAAGGACTGATCCCCCCGGCCTGGGACGTGTTCCAGGTGAGGAAGACCTCTGACAGCACGGAGGAAGAGCTGAAGGAGGAGATGGAGGACTCCAAGACGTCCGAACCCATCATCGAGTCCCCGTGTTAG
- the cox20 gene encoding cytochrome c oxidase assembly protein COX20, mitochondrial produces the protein MAEEEESEKKGFRLLGILNVQKTPCAREAVLHGAGGSLAAGLLFFLSTSRVKRSFDVGLAGFLFTTLGSWVYCRMNNAKLRVQQRLIQEGIKNKIIYEGTAQDPTNTRTHTPTHTQSPS, from the exons ATGGCGGAGGAAGAGGAGAGTGAGAAGAAG ggtTTCCGTCTGCTAGGAATCCTAAACGTACAGAAGACTCCGTGTGCCCGAGAGGCCGTTTTACACGGAGCGGGAGGATCCCTGGCTGCTGGGCTGCTCTTCTTTCTGTCCACCA GTCGTGTGAAAAGGTCGTTTGACGTTGGACTTGCTGGGTTCCTGTTCACCACTTTGGGATCCTG ggTGTACTGCAGGATGAACAACGCTAAGCTGAGAGTGCAGCAGCGTCTGATCCAGGAaggaattaaaaacaaaataatttatgaaGGAACAGCCCAGGACCCCAcaaacacacgtacacacacaccaacacacacacaatccccgTCATGA